Proteins encoded in a region of the Paenibacillus pedocola genome:
- a CDS encoding HAD family hydrolase, producing the protein MSYEEQQLKLKKPEAIVFDMDGTLFQTESLLLPAYHKMFDILREEGLYSGPTPPEERILGSLGMLLAQIWKNVMPEADEAVHRRADELLLQLEIEGLEAGGTLLYPHVVETLRALHERGVRLFVASNGLADYIHSIVVVHELKELFDGLYSAGGQGTATKTELLGLLLKENGVGSAWMVGDRSSDVEAGKGNGQTVIGCAYAGFGRQDELKGSDVIINAFDELIGLYDNAE; encoded by the coding sequence ATGAGCTATGAAGAACAGCAGCTGAAACTTAAGAAACCGGAAGCGATTGTATTTGATATGGATGGAACCCTGTTCCAGACGGAAAGCCTGTTATTACCTGCATACCATAAAATGTTTGATATTCTGCGGGAGGAAGGGCTGTATTCCGGCCCTACGCCGCCGGAGGAACGTATTCTGGGCAGCCTCGGCATGCTGCTTGCGCAAATCTGGAAGAATGTTATGCCGGAAGCTGATGAAGCTGTGCACCGGCGGGCGGATGAGCTGTTGCTGCAGCTGGAGATCGAAGGGCTGGAAGCCGGGGGCACCCTGCTTTATCCTCATGTAGTTGAGACCCTCCGTGCTCTTCATGAACGGGGAGTCCGGCTGTTCGTTGCCAGTAACGGACTGGCGGATTACATCCACAGCATTGTGGTAGTTCATGAGCTGAAAGAGCTGTTCGACGGACTGTACAGCGCTGGCGGCCAAGGGACGGCAACCAAGACGGAGCTGCTGGGACTTTTACTGAAAGAGAATGGTGTCGGCAGTGCCTGGATGGTCGGCGACCGTTCATCCGATGTAGAAGCCGGCAAGGGCAACGGGCAGACGGTGATCGGCTGCGCTTATGCCGGCTTCGGCCGGCAGGACGAACTGAAAGGCTCTGACGTTATTATCAATGCCTTCGATGAATTGATCGGGCTGTACGATAACGCGGAGTAG
- a CDS encoding cell wall-binding repeat-containing protein: protein MKKVLMIGTIALILSAALSGCQAGNKDTDAAVNETKGTPVTEPWVGTKNTTRINTSDPVQAAVLVSRTLWTAETDNNRPSSVVLTDVNNWQIAAASTDLIHHPSNGPVLFFDKESVPSVTLEELKRLKPLGAEGNDNIQIVIVGPVTSSVEEQLNTLDMKTDKIEGDEPAAIAQAIDAYYAKAAGGLPQAVIVGSMDSPEYTLPAVNWIAHMPEPLLYVKKDEIPAATVEALNKREGKAVIYVLGPDSVISSKVEEGLTAYGSVTRIAGDNPYENAIAFAHYKDTTNDFGWGITTPGHNFSFLTTDSTMLAIAAAPFSHLGKHAPLIFTEKDGLPNSVMDYLMNVQPKFQKSPAEGPYNHAWITGGNGAVSAAAQSEIDDMLEISPASGGNPHAGH from the coding sequence ATGAAAAAGGTATTAATGATTGGTACAATAGCGTTGATATTAAGTGCGGCTTTATCCGGATGTCAGGCTGGCAATAAAGACACTGATGCTGCAGTCAATGAAACCAAGGGGACTCCGGTTACAGAACCATGGGTTGGCACTAAAAATACTACTCGGATTAATACGTCTGATCCCGTTCAGGCAGCTGTTCTGGTCTCCCGCACCCTGTGGACAGCAGAGACAGATAATAATAGGCCCTCAAGTGTGGTTCTGACCGATGTGAACAACTGGCAGATTGCTGCGGCAAGCACGGATTTGATTCATCATCCCAGCAACGGGCCAGTCCTCTTTTTTGATAAAGAGAGTGTTCCTTCTGTGACATTAGAGGAGCTTAAGCGGCTTAAACCGCTGGGTGCTGAAGGGAATGATAACATTCAGATTGTTATTGTTGGGCCGGTAACGTCAAGCGTTGAAGAGCAATTGAACACCTTGGATATGAAGACCGATAAGATAGAAGGGGACGAGCCGGCGGCTATAGCACAGGCCATTGATGCCTATTATGCAAAAGCTGCGGGTGGGCTTCCACAGGCCGTCATTGTTGGGTCCATGGATAGTCCTGAATATACATTACCTGCTGTAAATTGGATCGCCCACATGCCGGAGCCTCTACTATACGTGAAGAAGGACGAGATTCCTGCTGCTACAGTGGAAGCCCTGAATAAGCGCGAAGGCAAGGCGGTCATCTATGTCCTTGGTCCAGATTCGGTGATCTCCAGTAAAGTTGAAGAAGGATTAACAGCTTATGGTTCGGTAACCCGGATAGCTGGCGACAATCCATATGAGAATGCGATCGCTTTTGCCCATTATAAAGACACTACCAACGATTTTGGCTGGGGAATCACTACGCCTGGACATAACTTTTCATTCCTGACGACAGATTCAACGATGCTCGCTATCGCTGCTGCTCCTTTTAGTCATCTGGGCAAACACGCTCCGCTGATTTTCACAGAAAAGGATGGGCTGCCGAATTCCGTGATGGACTATCTGATGAACGTTCAACCGAAGTTTCAGAAGTCACCTGCTGAAGGGCCCTATAATCATGCCTGGATAACCGGCGGGAACGGCGCAGTTTCTGCTGCTGCACAGAGTGAAATTGATGATATGCTTGAGATTTCCCCTGCGTCAGGCGGGAACCCGCATGCCGGCCATTAA
- a CDS encoding DUF6803 family protein — translation MNMTHYMSLLMDNQPWNLIIFMAIPVIFAETITVTEFFILFNKNVKGSLRAFNRICSILAGLYFTGVFLYLFPTAFVPLTVNGEWHTWVDVVAVGFYLSGVIFLLPLALLDLGLIGRKRSEEEKLKLHFILVSGFLVVAHIAMIFGMVNPEIVSSMGGMSGMTH, via the coding sequence ATGAACATGACACATTATATGTCCCTTTTGATGGACAACCAGCCATGGAATCTGATTATTTTTATGGCAATCCCGGTCATTTTTGCTGAGACCATTACGGTAACCGAGTTTTTTATTCTTTTCAACAAAAATGTCAAAGGCAGCCTAAGAGCTTTTAACCGGATCTGCAGCATTTTGGCCGGTCTGTACTTTACAGGAGTGTTCCTATATCTGTTCCCGACCGCTTTTGTCCCTCTGACCGTAAACGGGGAGTGGCACACCTGGGTAGATGTGGTTGCTGTAGGTTTTTATTTGAGCGGTGTCATCTTCCTGCTTCCTCTGGCTCTGCTGGATCTTGGGCTTATTGGACGTAAACGTTCGGAAGAAGAAAAGCTGAAACTTCACTTTATTCTCGTCAGCGGCTTCCTGGTGGTTGCACACATCGCAATGATCTTCGGAATGGTTAATCCTGAGATTGTAAGCAGCATGGGCGGCATGAGTGGAATGACTCATTAA
- a CDS encoding MarR family winged helix-turn-helix transcriptional regulator, translated as MNEDRYDNVDGLMGAFQQFSRLNWQKTTMFGLKPSEIRVLITIRMSKKRTGKDTLTVSEISQLLRVTSPTITQMVNSLLSQGFVVRTSHTQDRRISVIQLTEKGELFADKAVAKIRDTFKGMIDYLGEEKSELLIELLNGVHAYFEQLNDQPDSL; from the coding sequence ATGAACGAAGACAGGTATGACAATGTGGATGGATTGATGGGTGCTTTCCAGCAATTCTCCCGGCTCAATTGGCAAAAAACGACAATGTTCGGTCTGAAGCCAAGTGAGATCCGGGTACTGATCACGATCCGCATGAGCAAAAAAAGAACCGGGAAGGATACGCTGACCGTCTCGGAGATCAGCCAGCTGCTGCGGGTGACCTCTCCGACCATTACGCAAATGGTCAACAGCCTGCTCAGCCAAGGGTTTGTAGTGCGTACCAGCCACACTCAAGACCGGAGAATCAGTGTCATCCAGCTGACGGAGAAGGGCGAACTGTTCGCCGATAAAGCGGTCGCAAAGATCCGTGACACGTTCAAAGGGATGATTGATTATTTAGGTGAGGAAAAAAGTGAACTGCTGATTGAACTGCTGAACGGCGTCCATGCCTACTTTGAGCAGCTTAACGATCAGCCTGATTCCTTATAA
- a CDS encoding sensor histidine kinase translates to MKNNRIGIKLGSVIITAFLIVLLFLGFAIDKMFTNFYTAEMRKETEEIASHFTVMANATDVTSEQTMMTFAEFSNVSIFNILNNGTVNLHSGVHDSADRSFIRGSDLDKIFGGEIVNLLYEDPEGHRYFVSGQPITSDGVITSALYVMASTEQMEQSLSGVRNLLILSGMGAFLLALGITWIIAQVLSRPLLQMQKATRKIAVGELETRLEITSRDELGSLAEAINDLAADLQRYRDSRQELFSNISHDLRTPITYLEGYSRVVKDHLYETEEEKDRYLDIIYQEAVRLQHLVDDVFDLAKMEEGKISLLVEELNLSDLTEQAVQKVKLKAKEKGLNLSFESSGPVTLVRGDGKRMEQIVLNLLENAIRYTEKGSIRAGLQYTGTSVILSVEDTGIGIPEEDLPYIFERFYRVEKSRARQFGGTGLGLSIVKKLAELQGGKIKVTSQLGEGTRFEVHFSRQPDPRGHSI, encoded by the coding sequence ATGAAAAATAACCGGATTGGGATCAAACTTGGGTCAGTGATCATCACTGCATTCCTGATCGTGTTGTTATTCCTGGGTTTTGCCATCGATAAAATGTTCACGAATTTTTATACCGCCGAAATGCGAAAAGAAACCGAAGAGATTGCCTCCCACTTTACGGTGATGGCGAATGCAACCGATGTCACCTCCGAGCAGACCATGATGACCTTTGCAGAGTTTTCGAATGTCAGTATCTTTAATATTTTGAATAATGGAACCGTCAATCTGCACTCCGGTGTTCATGATTCGGCCGACCGGTCGTTTATACGGGGTTCTGACCTCGACAAGATATTTGGCGGTGAAATTGTTAACTTGCTGTATGAAGACCCGGAAGGGCATCGTTACTTTGTATCCGGCCAGCCGATCACCAGCGATGGAGTGATTACCTCAGCTCTTTATGTGATGGCCTCTACGGAACAAATGGAACAGTCGCTGTCCGGCGTAAGGAATTTATTGATCCTTTCCGGGATGGGCGCCTTCCTGCTTGCCCTGGGAATCACGTGGATTATCGCGCAGGTCTTGTCCCGTCCGCTGCTGCAAATGCAAAAAGCAACACGTAAAATTGCCGTAGGCGAGCTGGAAACCCGGCTTGAGATTACAAGCAGGGATGAACTGGGCAGCTTGGCTGAGGCCATTAATGATTTAGCGGCCGATCTTCAGCGTTACCGGGATAGCCGGCAAGAGCTGTTCTCTAACATATCGCATGATCTGCGGACACCCATTACCTATCTGGAAGGGTACTCTAGAGTGGTTAAAGATCATCTCTATGAGACTGAGGAAGAGAAGGACCGATATCTGGATATCATTTATCAAGAGGCGGTCAGGCTGCAGCATTTGGTCGATGATGTGTTCGATTTGGCCAAAATGGAAGAAGGGAAGATATCCCTTCTAGTAGAAGAGCTCAACCTCTCTGACCTGACTGAACAGGCTGTTCAAAAAGTTAAATTGAAGGCAAAAGAAAAAGGTTTAAACCTGTCGTTCGAATCTTCCGGCCCTGTTACTCTGGTCCGAGGGGATGGTAAACGGATGGAGCAGATCGTCTTGAACTTGCTGGAGAATGCGATCCGCTATACAGAGAAGGGGAGCATTCGAGCAGGTCTGCAGTATACCGGAACCTCCGTTATTCTAAGCGTTGAAGATACGGGAATAGGGATTCCTGAGGAAGACCTGCCTTATATTTTCGAGCGATTCTATCGAGTGGAGAAATCCCGTGCCCGGCAATTTGGGGGAACCGGATTAGGTCTGTCTATCGTGAAAAAGCTGGCCGAGCTGCAGGGCGGTAAGATAAAGGTTACCAGTCAGCTAGGCGAAGGAACCCGGTTTGAAGTTCATTTTTCAAGGCAACCGGACCCTAGAGGGCATAGCATATGA
- a CDS encoding LTA synthase family protein produces the protein MNKKSAFTTLLNRPIILFSLVLLIKSAVAWFVVFSDGPNWSMVFTEIPFFIIVFSLIEWLASKRKILYYMIANLLITVIYFAVLMYYKYYGVIATYHALQQADKVTKVGESTYSLITPYYLFIFVDIVFFLFFMFRPKYIAKWKERGAIRMSRPALLVITAVSIGLCLFNIWPNHASMNEIKKAESMGILNYELYTLFADTTEDEALIDSKEITQQAVNETKGITEPAAPLYFGADKGKNLIVVQMESFQNFLIGLTIDGQEITPNLNKLVKENTYFNNFYTNAGQGTTSDAEFVVNTSFYVPKNEPATSSDYMKKAVPSLPKLMSANGYDTATFHTNSVEFWNRRDLYKAIGFDKYYDQAFYGDDDHIAFGSSDEVLFAKTVPQLAKMDAGEKPFYAMVISMSAHHPYRIPEEKYKMTLPESYEGTLLGDYILAQNYADYAMGQFLEELKTSGLWDDSLVVFYGDHQGVPMYTLGSSEKDLINELVGHDYGYTDMFNIPFIVHSPGAALPAVMGQTGGQVDILPTVANLLGVPVQNQLHFGQDLFNQQSNLLPVRHFLPTGSFINDKSIYVTGDAYADGTNYNLLDNTSLPGGSTEAQFTAVQRLLNLSNSYLLQLPDRPDQQ, from the coding sequence ATGAACAAAAAATCCGCGTTTACAACTCTGTTAAATAGACCGATTATTCTATTCAGCCTTGTGCTGCTTATCAAAAGCGCAGTGGCCTGGTTTGTCGTATTCAGTGATGGTCCTAACTGGAGTATGGTGTTTACGGAAATTCCATTCTTCATTATCGTGTTCAGCCTGATCGAATGGCTGGCATCGAAACGAAAGATATTGTATTACATGATTGCGAATCTACTGATTACAGTTATTTATTTTGCCGTGCTGATGTATTACAAGTATTACGGCGTTATTGCTACCTATCATGCGCTGCAGCAGGCAGATAAAGTCACCAAGGTGGGGGAAAGCACGTATTCACTGATTACGCCTTATTATTTGTTCATTTTTGTCGATATTGTATTCTTCCTGTTCTTTATGTTCCGCCCGAAATACATTGCTAAATGGAAGGAGAGAGGTGCGATCCGCATGAGCCGGCCGGCGCTTCTCGTCATTACCGCCGTTTCGATCGGACTCTGCCTCTTTAATATCTGGCCCAATCATGCAAGCATGAACGAGATTAAAAAAGCGGAAAGCATGGGGATTCTCAATTACGAGCTGTATACTCTTTTTGCCGATACCACAGAGGACGAGGCACTGATCGACAGCAAAGAGATTACCCAGCAGGCCGTTAATGAGACCAAAGGAATCACGGAACCTGCTGCGCCGCTTTATTTCGGAGCCGACAAGGGCAAGAATCTGATTGTGGTGCAGATGGAATCCTTCCAGAACTTCCTGATCGGGCTGACCATTGACGGGCAGGAAATTACACCGAATCTGAATAAGCTGGTCAAAGAAAATACGTACTTCAACAATTTCTATACGAATGCGGGGCAGGGTACGACCTCGGATGCCGAGTTTGTGGTGAATACATCTTTTTATGTGCCTAAGAATGAACCGGCGACCTCTTCGGACTATATGAAAAAAGCGGTCCCGAGTCTGCCGAAGCTTATGAGCGCGAATGGTTATGATACGGCTACGTTCCATACCAACAGTGTGGAGTTCTGGAACCGCAGAGACTTATATAAAGCTATCGGTTTTGACAAGTATTATGATCAGGCATTCTATGGGGATGATGACCATATTGCTTTCGGTTCTTCGGATGAGGTATTGTTCGCGAAGACCGTTCCACAGCTTGCCAAAATGGATGCCGGGGAGAAGCCGTTTTATGCGATGGTCATTTCGATGAGCGCCCACCATCCTTACCGGATTCCAGAGGAAAAATACAAAATGACGCTTCCTGAAAGTTACGAAGGCACACTGCTTGGTGATTATATCCTTGCCCAGAATTATGCGGATTATGCCATGGGGCAATTTCTGGAGGAGCTGAAGACAAGCGGATTATGGGATGACAGTCTTGTCGTATTCTACGGTGACCACCAGGGCGTGCCCATGTATACCCTGGGCAGCAGTGAAAAGGACCTGATCAATGAACTGGTCGGCCATGACTATGGCTACACGGATATGTTCAACATTCCGTTTATCGTCCATTCGCCGGGTGCCGCACTGCCTGCCGTAATGGGCCAGACGGGCGGACAGGTAGACATCCTGCCGACCGTTGCCAATCTGCTTGGCGTGCCGGTACAGAATCAGCTGCATTTTGGGCAAGATCTGTTCAATCAGCAGAGTAACCTGCTGCCAGTCAGACATTTCCTGCCGACCGGCTCCTTCATTAACGATAAGAGCATATACGTAACCGGTGATGCTTATGCTGACGGGACTAACTACAATCTGCTGGATAATACGAGTCTGCCAGGCGGCTCTACAGAAGCACAGTTTACGGCTGTTCAGCGTCTGCTGAATCTGTCTAACAGCTATCTGCTGCAGCTGCCGGACCGGCCGGATCAGCAATAG
- a CDS encoding glycosyltransferase family 2 protein, protein MIKLSVVVPVYNEEDNLLELHRSITDAVKDKVDSYEIVLVDDGSRDRSAGILDELARTDRAVKVIHFEKHCGQTAAVSAGLKQSGGELIALMDADLRSDPRDIFRLMPFIGRVDFVNGKRMNAGKSLLYKLPAQVRSMIRNWLTGEHIRDFISPLKLMRREVADSFHLYNGMHRYLPTLAIMNGFSVIEVSVTHRKRKHGSSKNAFIKRTFAGFLDVVVICMLKKRVIRYRIRSSPNPE, encoded by the coding sequence TTGATTAAATTGTCTGTCGTCGTTCCCGTTTATAATGAAGAAGACAATCTATTAGAGCTCCATCGGAGCATAACGGATGCGGTTAAGGACAAGGTGGACAGCTACGAAATTGTACTTGTGGATGATGGCAGCAGGGACCGGAGTGCCGGGATCCTTGATGAGCTGGCCAGAACTGACAGGGCGGTAAAGGTGATCCATTTTGAGAAGCATTGCGGGCAGACAGCAGCTGTCTCCGCGGGGCTTAAGCAATCCGGCGGGGAATTGATTGCCCTGATGGATGCGGACCTGAGAAGTGACCCTCGTGATATTTTCAGGCTGATGCCGTTTATCGGCAGGGTGGATTTCGTGAACGGGAAGCGGATGAACGCCGGGAAATCTTTACTTTACAAGCTCCCCGCACAGGTCCGGAGCATGATCCGCAACTGGCTTACCGGAGAGCATATCCGTGATTTTATATCACCGCTGAAGCTGATGAGGCGGGAGGTGGCAGACAGCTTCCATCTGTACAACGGCATGCACAGGTATTTGCCGACGCTGGCCATTATGAATGGATTCTCCGTGATTGAAGTGTCCGTCACACACCGTAAGAGAAAACACGGCAGCTCCAAAAATGCTTTTATTAAGCGGACCTTTGCCGGTTTCCTTGACGTAGTAGTCATCTGCATGCTGAAAAAAAGAGTGATCCGCTACCGGATCAGATCTTCTCCAAATCCAGAATAG
- a CDS encoding response regulator transcription factor: MSKLQVLIVDDEWNMRNLLRIYLMKEGFRIQEAATGHEALSMIKKHSFDIILLDVMMPDMDGWQVCKAVRETETIPILMLTARTETKDKIHGLGVGADDYLTKPFEPEELLARIYSLIRRSTITQVMQPPQRVLDFPELNIFPDAREVRIQEGSVDFTQKEFDLLMMLAQSKQRAFTREELVERVWGYDYEGEIRVVDTHIKNIREKLQRAGMSYNPIQTVWGVGYKFQAAEHQDEK, from the coding sequence ATGTCTAAACTACAAGTATTAATTGTAGATGATGAGTGGAATATGAGGAATCTGCTTCGCATTTATCTGATGAAAGAAGGATTTCGGATTCAGGAAGCTGCAACAGGTCATGAAGCACTGTCTATGATTAAGAAACACTCCTTTGATATCATATTGCTGGATGTAATGATGCCTGATATGGATGGCTGGCAAGTCTGTAAGGCCGTAAGAGAAACCGAAACCATACCTATTTTGATGCTAACGGCGCGCACGGAAACGAAGGATAAAATCCATGGACTTGGAGTAGGGGCAGATGATTATTTAACAAAGCCCTTTGAACCTGAAGAGCTGTTGGCCAGAATCTATTCATTAATCCGCAGGTCTACGATCACACAGGTTATGCAGCCTCCCCAAAGGGTGCTGGATTTTCCGGAGCTGAACATTTTTCCCGATGCCCGGGAGGTCCGCATTCAGGAAGGTTCTGTAGATTTTACCCAAAAGGAATTTGATCTTCTCATGATGTTAGCCCAGAGCAAGCAGCGTGCATTTACCCGGGAAGAACTGGTGGAACGGGTCTGGGGATATGATTATGAGGGGGAAATTCGGGTAGTGGATACGCATATTAAGAATATCCGTGAGAAACTGCAAAGAGCAGGAATGAGTTATAACCCGATTCAAACAGTATGGGGAGTAGGCTATAAATTTCAAGCGGCAGAGCATCAGGATGAAAAATAA
- a CDS encoding DUF2933 domain-containing protein, producing MDWSWLAVLICPLMMIFMMFGMRGGHGHGPHKKQLSAGVVEQELLHLKAQNELLQKEVQELKDRAV from the coding sequence ATGGATTGGTCCTGGTTAGCTGTGCTGATTTGTCCGTTAATGATGATATTTATGATGTTTGGTATGCGCGGTGGACACGGCCATGGCCCGCATAAGAAACAGCTATCCGCCGGCGTGGTAGAGCAAGAATTATTACATTTAAAAGCACAAAATGAATTATTGCAAAAAGAAGTGCAAGAATTAAAGGATAGAGCTGTCTAA
- a CDS encoding AbrB/MazE/SpoVT family DNA-binding domain-containing protein — protein MMKATGIVRKVDELGRIVIPIELRRTMGIDIKDPLEIFVDGEKIILRKYEPTCIFSGSAENLINFKGKMVSKDVLDELIASFDQV, from the coding sequence ATGATGAAAGCAACAGGTATTGTAAGAAAAGTGGATGAACTGGGACGGATCGTAATTCCGATTGAGCTGCGCAGAACAATGGGAATTGACATAAAAGACCCGCTTGAAATTTTCGTCGACGGAGAAAAGATTATCCTGAGAAAATATGAGCCTACTTGCATTTTCTCCGGCAGCGCTGAGAACCTGATTAACTTCAAGGGTAAAATGGTCAGCAAAGATGTGTTGGACGAACTGATCGCAAGCTTTGACCAGGTATAA
- a CDS encoding GerAB/ArcD/ProY family transporter yields the protein MGKHTIRVSELMICFSLFEVGSTTLFFIGSEAKQDAWLAMLIGAFAGLILLMLHLSIYRQEPNLDLFQLFRRYTGKYAGSVLNLLFVGYFAYETSRNLRDLAEITLLTLLNRTPLWVVSLIAILVVSNTVRYGYKVFFLMCVILFPGMVLGYMIISILIPATGILHLEFFYPILENGWMPVFKAAIPDIVSFPFGQVVLFLVFYPHVRKVKKLRKAVITAYILTALSLTFLNQLIVLVMGHKLAAFSTLPLLQSVQLVRLTEVFERTDALFILLFFLGLGIKMAAFFNGAVIGLERITGISFKKWTLPLAALIYGISFLSPNYTHHIIIGRDVSLKTSSPFFQVVLPLILFVIMKIKKIKPAS from the coding sequence ATGGGGAAGCATACCATACGTGTTTCAGAATTGATGATATGTTTTTCCCTATTCGAGGTAGGCAGCACGACTTTGTTTTTTATTGGCAGTGAAGCTAAACAGGATGCCTGGCTGGCTATGCTTATAGGCGCCTTTGCCGGTCTGATCCTACTAATGCTTCATCTGTCCATTTACAGACAAGAGCCGAATCTGGATTTGTTCCAGCTTTTTCGGAGATATACGGGGAAATACGCGGGTTCGGTTCTGAATCTTCTGTTTGTGGGTTACTTTGCTTATGAAACCTCAAGAAATCTGCGTGATTTAGCAGAAATCACTTTATTGACCCTGCTAAACCGGACGCCACTCTGGGTAGTTTCCTTAATTGCCATTTTGGTGGTCTCTAACACGGTTCGTTACGGGTATAAGGTGTTCTTCTTAATGTGTGTGATTCTGTTTCCAGGTATGGTGCTTGGATATATGATTATCAGCATTTTAATTCCTGCTACGGGTATCCTTCACTTGGAGTTTTTCTACCCGATTCTGGAAAACGGCTGGATGCCGGTCTTTAAAGCCGCTATTCCGGATATTGTATCTTTTCCCTTTGGACAAGTTGTTTTATTTCTTGTCTTCTATCCGCATGTGCGGAAAGTAAAAAAACTCCGTAAAGCTGTTATAACGGCTTATATTCTTACTGCATTATCACTGACATTCCTAAATCAATTAATCGTTCTGGTAATGGGTCATAAATTAGCCGCATTCAGTACCCTTCCATTGCTTCAATCGGTACAATTGGTTAGACTAACTGAGGTCTTTGAACGTACGGATGCTCTTTTTATCCTGCTGTTTTTCCTCGGTTTAGGCATTAAAATGGCGGCGTTTTTTAATGGGGCAGTAATCGGACTCGAAAGAATTACCGGGATATCCTTTAAAAAATGGACTCTCCCCTTGGCTGCCCTTATTTATGGAATTTCTTTTTTGTCACCCAATTACACCCACCACATTATCATAGGACGTGATGTAAGCCTGAAAACGTCCTCGCCTTTTTTTCAAGTAGTGCTGCCTTTAATTCTTTTTGTAATAATGAAAATAAAAAAAATTAAACCAGCCTCCTGA
- a CDS encoding Ger(x)C family spore germination protein, translated as MRCLRCVLLLSILVLLGTGCGNRTELNELGITAATGFDGGTGDWTVTFQIINPSALSNSSGASGAGGSQSPVHTFSTHGTTIRGAVSVGNLENPRRLYFAHNNIVLIGKKTAEQGIEEILDTYYRNPDARETVRVVIVDGEARDFLKKLTPPEKIPGQSLTQILQKNTQFGSYYPSITIHELALKITSDSAAAGVPTLAIKGEDDIKMNSTDIFNQTSTKGKLKISSLSVFRKSKKIGEIHQQESLGIAWLTDQIKSTTLSTLDSQSRQSAIFIRKAKVKVSPVLNKNNNFTLMVNAKVSGELLETISKEDVTSLYGLEKLQTQAEELIESQMREGWKTVQRMNIDLIGIADKIHRKYPKEWAKIKNSWPGELANMNLEIDVDVNIKRVGLLQNSFVDLLKSE; from the coding sequence ATGCGTTGTTTAAGATGTGTTCTTCTACTATCTATTCTTGTTTTACTGGGCACTGGATGCGGAAACCGTACCGAGTTGAATGAATTAGGCATTACAGCAGCCACAGGTTTTGACGGTGGAACTGGAGATTGGACCGTTACCTTCCAAATTATTAATCCATCGGCACTCTCCAATAGCAGCGGAGCGTCTGGCGCCGGGGGTTCACAATCTCCGGTTCATACCTTCAGCACACACGGCACAACGATAAGAGGAGCCGTGTCTGTAGGTAACCTGGAGAATCCAAGAAGACTTTATTTCGCTCACAACAATATTGTGCTGATTGGAAAAAAAACTGCTGAACAGGGGATTGAAGAAATTTTGGATACATACTACCGGAATCCGGATGCCCGGGAAACGGTAAGGGTGGTTATCGTTGACGGGGAAGCACGGGATTTTTTGAAAAAGCTAACTCCGCCGGAAAAAATCCCCGGACAATCACTAACCCAGATCTTGCAAAAAAACACACAATTCGGGTCTTATTACCCTTCCATTACGATTCACGAGCTGGCACTAAAAATCACGTCAGACAGCGCCGCTGCCGGGGTTCCGACCTTGGCAATAAAGGGGGAGGATGATATAAAAATGAATTCTACAGATATTTTTAATCAAACCTCAACGAAAGGTAAACTGAAAATATCCAGCTTATCAGTCTTCCGAAAATCCAAAAAAATAGGCGAAATCCATCAGCAGGAAAGCTTAGGGATTGCCTGGCTAACCGATCAGATCAAATCAACAACATTAAGCACCCTGGACAGCCAGTCCAGGCAATCAGCAATTTTTATCCGGAAAGCCAAAGTCAAGGTATCCCCTGTACTAAATAAAAATAATAATTTCACTTTAATGGTAAATGCTAAAGTCAGCGGCGAACTGCTGGAAACCATCTCCAAGGAAGACGTAACTTCCCTGTACGGTCTGGAGAAATTACAAACCCAAGCGGAAGAGCTTATTGAGTCGCAAATGAGAGAAGGCTGGAAAACTGTTCAACGTATGAATATTGATCTTATAGGTATCGCTGACAAAATACACCGGAAATACCCGAAAGAATGGGCAAAGATAAAAAACTCCTGGCCCGGGGAGTTAGCTAATATGAATTTAGAGATTGATGTGGATGTCAATATAAAACGGGTAGGTCTTCTGCAAAACTCCTTCGTAGATTTACTAAAGTCTGAATAA